In a single window of the Orbaceae bacterium lpD04 genome:
- a CDS encoding Nif3-like dinuclear metal center hexameric protein: MRNLELEQIINKFLQISLYKDFSPNGLQVEGKKEIKKIITGVTACQLLLDEAVKENADAILVHHGYFWKNEPMTITGIKAKRIRTLLTHNINLFSYHLPLDGNDILGNNALLAKNLGIVSDARKDVTDLLFKGSLLEPIAATQFKVNIEQTLGHRVLFCGDNAPNIIKRVAWCSGGGQDYIEEAALQGFDAFFTGEVSERTIHIAREYGINFYAAGHHATERYGIKALGQWLAENYELDVRFVDIANPA; this comes from the coding sequence ATGAGAAATCTTGAATTAGAACAAATTATTAATAAATTTTTGCAAATATCTTTGTATAAAGATTTTTCACCAAATGGCCTGCAAGTTGAAGGTAAAAAAGAAATAAAAAAAATTATAACAGGCGTGACAGCTTGCCAATTATTACTTGATGAAGCGGTTAAAGAGAATGCGGATGCTATTTTAGTTCATCATGGTTATTTTTGGAAAAATGAACCTATGACGATAACGGGTATTAAAGCTAAGCGAATTCGAACGTTATTAACTCACAATATAAATCTATTTTCCTATCATTTACCTTTAGATGGCAATGATATATTAGGTAATAATGCGTTATTAGCTAAAAATTTGGGCATTGTTAGTGACGCGCGAAAAGATGTGACTGATTTATTATTTAAAGGTTCATTGCTTGAGCCTATTGCGGCAACTCAATTTAAAGTAAATATAGAACAAACACTGGGTCATAGAGTACTATTTTGCGGTGATAATGCGCCAAATATCATTAAGAGGGTTGCTTGGTGTAGTGGAGGTGGGCAAGATTATATCGAAGAAGCGGCTTTGCAAGGATTTGATGCCTTTTTTACCGGCGAAGTTTCAGAGCGCACGATCCACATTGCACGTGAATACGGTATAAATTTTTATGCCGCAGGTCACCACGCGACAGAGCGTTATGGTATTAAAGCATTGGGCCAATGGTTAGCTGAAAATTATGAACTTGACGTTAGATTTGTTGATATTGCAAACCCAGCTTAA
- the pntA gene encoding Re/Si-specific NAD(P)(+) transhydrogenase subunit alpha yields the protein MHIGIPKERLPNEGRLAATPQTVGQLLKLGFSVSVEEGAGQTANFSDQAFIDAGASIQNTHDIWQNDLILKLHAPMDEEVELIKSGANLISYIYPAQHQELLGKLAAKNVTVMAMDCVPRISRAQSLDALSSMSNISGYRSVIEAANQFGRFFTGQVTAAGKVPPAKIMVIGAGVAGLAAIGAAVSLGAIVRAFDTRPEVAEQIHSMGAEFLELDFEEEAGSGDGYAKQMSAAFIEAEMALFAAQAKDVDIIITTALIPGKPAPKLISKEMVESMKPGSVIVDLASLTGGNCELTRPGEVYETDNKVKIIGYTDLANRMPAQASQLYGTNIVNLLKLLAKEKDGQIDVNFEDVVIRGVTVVKDQEITWPAPPIKVSAQQQKPAAKMIAKPEPKPMPASKKYSILAVILIAFFWLASVVPDSFLSHFTVFALSCVVGYYVVWNVSHSLHTPLMSVTNAISGIILVGAILQVGSGSGLITTIAFIAILIASINIFGGFFVTHRMLKMFQRGGNDSKGKKGKGE from the coding sequence ATGCATATAGGTATCCCAAAAGAACGATTACCAAACGAAGGCCGATTAGCTGCGACCCCGCAAACCGTGGGTCAGTTACTAAAGCTAGGTTTTAGCGTTTCGGTCGAAGAAGGCGCAGGTCAAACTGCTAACTTTTCAGATCAGGCTTTTATTGATGCAGGAGCATCAATTCAAAATACCCATGATATTTGGCAAAATGATTTAATCTTAAAACTACATGCCCCAATGGATGAAGAAGTTGAATTAATTAAATCTGGCGCTAATTTAATCAGTTATATTTATCCAGCACAGCATCAAGAACTTCTTGGTAAACTTGCAGCTAAAAATGTAACTGTAATGGCAATGGACTGCGTGCCTCGGATCTCAAGAGCACAATCACTTGATGCACTAAGTTCAATGTCAAATATTTCAGGTTATCGCTCAGTTATTGAAGCGGCTAATCAATTCGGTCGATTCTTTACCGGCCAAGTTACCGCTGCAGGTAAAGTTCCGCCTGCAAAAATTATGGTTATTGGCGCAGGTGTTGCAGGACTTGCCGCAATTGGCGCCGCGGTAAGCCTTGGCGCTATTGTGCGAGCTTTTGATACTCGCCCTGAAGTTGCTGAACAAATTCATAGTATGGGCGCTGAATTTTTAGAGCTAGACTTTGAAGAAGAAGCTGGCTCAGGTGATGGTTATGCAAAACAAATGTCAGCGGCATTTATCGAAGCTGAAATGGCATTATTTGCAGCTCAAGCTAAAGACGTTGATATCATTATTACAACGGCATTAATTCCGGGTAAACCTGCGCCAAAATTAATCTCTAAAGAGATGGTTGAATCAATGAAACCCGGTAGCGTTATTGTCGACTTAGCCTCACTTACTGGTGGTAACTGTGAACTAACGCGCCCTGGTGAAGTATACGAAACCGACAACAAAGTTAAAATTATTGGTTATACCGATTTAGCTAACCGCATGCCAGCACAAGCTTCACAGCTTTATGGTACCAATATTGTTAATTTGCTTAAACTTCTTGCTAAAGAAAAAGATGGCCAAATCGATGTTAATTTCGAAGATGTCGTTATTCGTGGCGTTACAGTTGTTAAAGATCAAGAAATTACTTGGCCCGCGCCCCCGATTAAAGTATCGGCGCAGCAACAAAAGCCAGCAGCAAAAATGATTGCAAAACCAGAGCCGAAACCAATGCCGGCAAGCAAAAAATACAGCATTTTAGCAGTAATTTTAATTGCATTCTTCTGGCTTGCATCCGTTGTTCCTGATAGCTTCTTATCCCATTTCACGGTATTTGCATTATCATGCGTTGTTGGTTACTACGTCGTTTGGAATGTAAGTCACTCACTGCATACTCCACTGATGTCAGTAACGAATGCTATATCAGGGATTATTTTAGTCGGGGCAATATTACAAGTTGGCAGTGGTAGCGGTTTAATTACAACTATTGCCTTTATTGCAATATTGATTGCGAGTATCAATATTTTTGGTGGATTCTTTGTCACTCATCGCATGCTTAAAATGTTCCAGCGTGGCGGTAATGATAGCAAAGGCAAGAAAGGAAAAGGAGAATAA